A window of the Cystobacter fuscus genome harbors these coding sequences:
- a CDS encoding ABC transporter permease codes for MLRRFRASWLAATDNLRLAVGTFLGNPLRSLLTLLGIVIGVMTVITMMALIEGLRLKVNKDLSQLGANTFQVSKWPVGFGRVNWRKYAMRKNMTLEDVRAILETCPSVLQVSASDSEGGQKLSTANLETRPSVDVTGATPEYLETSGINIASGRFFGPVDEVDGRQVVVLGMDVVDALYPGMNPIGQQLRIKGRPFTVVGVTQRRGSFLGMVSMDNEVFIPLRVYKLLYGAGGSLQLSVQATTPELLSKAQEEVTNLMRRRREVAPLEPNDFEVHTNESMTQTFNSLSQVITIASFGVCLLSLVVGGIGILNIMLVSVTERTKEIGIRKALGARKARILGQFATEAVMMALLGGAIGVGLGFGLAFLVRWVLGFNTVVPAWAVALSLGMSSGVGLIFGIYPAARAARLDPVEAMRSE; via the coding sequence ATGCTCCGACGCTTCCGCGCTTCCTGGCTCGCGGCCACCGACAACCTGCGGCTCGCCGTGGGCACCTTCCTGGGCAACCCCCTGCGCTCGCTGCTCACGCTGCTGGGCATCGTCATCGGGGTCATGACGGTCATCACCATGATGGCGCTCATCGAGGGGCTGCGCCTCAAGGTGAACAAGGATCTGTCCCAGCTGGGCGCCAACACCTTCCAGGTGAGCAAGTGGCCGGTGGGCTTCGGCCGGGTGAACTGGCGCAAGTACGCCATGCGCAAGAACATGACGCTCGAGGACGTGCGCGCCATCCTGGAGACGTGCCCCTCGGTGCTCCAGGTGTCCGCGTCGGACAGCGAGGGGGGGCAGAAGCTGTCCACCGCGAACCTGGAGACGCGGCCCTCGGTGGACGTCACCGGCGCCACCCCCGAGTACCTGGAGACGAGCGGCATCAACATCGCCTCGGGGCGCTTCTTCGGCCCGGTGGACGAGGTGGATGGGCGTCAGGTGGTGGTGTTGGGCATGGACGTGGTGGACGCGCTCTACCCGGGCATGAATCCCATCGGCCAGCAGCTGCGCATCAAGGGCCGGCCCTTCACCGTGGTGGGTGTCACCCAGCGGCGCGGCAGCTTCCTGGGCATGGTGAGCATGGACAACGAGGTCTTCATCCCCCTGCGCGTCTACAAGCTGCTCTATGGCGCGGGCGGCTCGCTGCAGCTGTCGGTGCAGGCCACCACGCCGGAGTTGTTGTCCAAGGCCCAGGAGGAGGTGACCAACCTGATGCGCCGCCGGCGCGAGGTGGCTCCGCTCGAGCCCAACGACTTCGAGGTCCACACCAACGAGTCGATGACCCAGACCTTCAACAGCCTCTCCCAGGTCATCACCATCGCCAGCTTCGGCGTGTGCCTGTTGTCGCTCGTGGTGGGCGGCATCGGCATCCTCAACATCATGCTGGTGTCGGTGACGGAGCGGACCAAGGAGATCGGCATCCGCAAGGCGCTGGGCGCGCGCAAGGCGCGCATCCTCGGCCAGTTCGCCACCGAGGCGGTGATGATGGCGCTCTTGGGCGGCGCCATCGGCGTGGGGCTGGGCTTCGGGCTGGCCTTCCTCGTGCGCTGGGTGCTGGGCTTCAACACCGTGGTGCCCGCCTGGGCCGTCGCCCTCTCGCTGGGGATGAGCTCCGGCGTGGGGCTCATCTTCGGCATCTACCCCGCGGCCCGCGCCGCGAGGCTGGATCCCGTCGAGGCCATGCGCAGCGAGTAG
- the msrA gene encoding peptide-methionine (S)-S-oxide reductase MsrA — translation MWQLLNPHKQKLPSPAEALPGRSTRMKVPARHHVNATPLEGPLPEGMQEAVFGLGCFWGAERKFWQTPGVYSTSVGYAGGLTPNPTYEEVCSGRTGHTEVVRVVFDPRKLSFEALLKVFWESHDPTQGMRQGNDTGTQYRSAIYWTTEEQHRQVEASREAYQKVLGQAGYGPITTEVRQAPEYYYAEDYHQQYLAKNPNGYCGLGGTGVSCPVGVVAAS, via the coding sequence ATGTGGCAACTCCTCAATCCCCACAAGCAGAAGCTCCCCAGCCCGGCGGAGGCCCTTCCGGGCCGTTCCACCCGGATGAAGGTCCCCGCCCGGCACCACGTCAACGCCACCCCCCTCGAGGGACCCCTCCCCGAGGGCATGCAGGAAGCCGTCTTCGGCCTGGGCTGCTTCTGGGGGGCCGAGCGCAAGTTCTGGCAGACCCCGGGCGTCTACTCCACGTCCGTGGGCTACGCCGGAGGCCTGACGCCCAACCCTACCTATGAGGAGGTATGCTCGGGTCGCACCGGTCACACCGAGGTGGTGCGCGTGGTGTTCGATCCCCGCAAGCTCTCCTTCGAGGCGCTCCTGAAGGTCTTCTGGGAGAGCCACGATCCCACCCAGGGCATGCGCCAGGGCAACGACACGGGAACCCAGTACCGCTCGGCCATCTACTGGACCACCGAGGAGCAGCACCGGCAGGTGGAGGCCTCGCGCGAGGCGTACCAGAAGGTGCTCGGCCAGGCGGGCTACGGGCCCATCACCACGGAAGTGCGCCAGGCGCCCGAGTACTACTACGCCGAGGACTACCACCAGCAGTACCTGGCGAAGAACCCGAACGGGTACTGCGGCCTGGGCGGCACGGGGGTGAGCTGCCCGGTGGGCGTGGTGGCCGCCTCGTAG
- the mtgA gene encoding monofunctional biosynthetic peptidoglycan transglycosylase: protein MSSRTIKLKQQGPPSGRTKTSKTSPGSKTPKPSKAPKAASSGGLRWPGRILGVLFLGLVAFASYEYARLPDAEPLLKQNPKTTALIEQRAEEARAANQKPRRRQTWVGLSNVSKHAIAAVVLSEDASFFLHDGVDTKELENALDDAIRQGKLGRGASTITQQLAKNLWLSTDRSLLRKAKELVLTRRLEKALPKRRILALYLNVVEWGNGVYGIEAGAREHFGVSAAELSPAQGALLASMLPAPRRRSPASGSPALKRRAHWVIEQMQGVKRLDAQQAAAAHAEIDALMGGKKADAAGDDEET from the coding sequence ATGAGCAGCCGGACCATCAAGCTGAAGCAGCAGGGCCCCCCGTCGGGTCGGACGAAGACGAGCAAGACGTCCCCCGGGAGCAAGACCCCCAAGCCCTCCAAGGCGCCCAAGGCGGCCTCCTCCGGGGGCCTCCGGTGGCCGGGCCGGATCCTCGGCGTGCTGTTCCTGGGGCTCGTGGCGTTCGCGTCCTACGAGTACGCGCGCCTTCCGGACGCCGAGCCGCTGCTCAAGCAGAACCCGAAGACGACGGCCCTCATCGAGCAGCGCGCCGAGGAGGCGCGCGCGGCCAATCAGAAGCCCCGGCGCAGGCAGACCTGGGTGGGCCTGTCCAACGTGTCCAAGCACGCCATCGCCGCGGTGGTGCTCTCCGAGGACGCGAGCTTTTTCCTCCATGATGGTGTGGACACCAAGGAGTTGGAGAACGCCCTGGACGATGCGATCCGCCAGGGGAAGCTGGGGCGGGGGGCGTCCACCATCACCCAGCAACTGGCCAAGAACCTGTGGCTGTCCACGGACCGCAGCCTTCTGCGCAAGGCGAAGGAGCTGGTGCTCACGCGGAGGCTGGAGAAGGCGCTGCCCAAGCGCCGCATCCTCGCGCTCTACCTGAACGTGGTGGAGTGGGGGAATGGGGTGTACGGAATCGAGGCGGGAGCCCGGGAGCACTTCGGGGTCTCCGCCGCGGAGCTCAGCCCGGCGCAGGGCGCCCTGCTCGCGTCCATGCTGCCCGCGCCCCGGCGGCGCTCGCCGGCCTCGGGCTCGCCGGCCCTCAAGCGTCGGGCCCACTGGGTCATCGAGCAGATGCAGGGAGTGAAGCGGCTCGATGCGCAGCAGGCCGCCGCCGCGCACGCGGAGATCGACGCGCTGATGGGCGGCAAGAAGGCGGACGCGGCCGGGGACGACGAGGAGACGTGA
- a CDS encoding SET domain-containing protein-lysine N-methyltransferase has product MQVVPQTNSVGFREIPGKGRGVVALRGFAPGEAVEVVPAIIIPKKDLPVPLGGTVFDRYLLYWSDEPGREFAIAGGLLMLYNHSTQPNVKLKDGPHPNTFLVEALRRIDPGEELTFDYNCELGFQPI; this is encoded by the coding sequence ATGCAAGTCGTGCCTCAGACCAACAGCGTGGGGTTCCGGGAGATCCCGGGCAAGGGCCGTGGAGTGGTGGCGCTGCGTGGTTTCGCCCCGGGCGAGGCGGTGGAAGTGGTGCCGGCGATCATCATCCCCAAGAAGGACCTGCCCGTGCCGCTGGGTGGGACGGTCTTCGATCGTTACCTGCTGTACTGGAGCGACGAGCCCGGCCGGGAGTTCGCCATCGCGGGGGGGCTGCTCATGCTCTACAACCACTCGACCCAGCCCAACGTCAAACTGAAGGACGGCCCGCACCCGAACACGTTCCTGGTGGAGGCCCTGCGGCGAATCGACCCTGGAGAAGAGCTGACGTTCGACTACAATTGCGAACTGGGGTTCCAGCCGATCTGA
- a CDS encoding DUF2135 domain-containing protein: protein MLSVLLAVLLTQAPPAPPRQQGVPIGKGKTPPTVRLTAPAGGWTVDRMLLVEGSVSDTTIDPVVLSINGDRYLMRTFGGRFRRKFPAASGKNVVTVMATNQGGTTRAQATSYAQIPPVPLKAILTSDTEGVYTDLHIYEPTQDSVTPGKDGKGAQLDLRKMAHVYWANTESPSGGTFFLNEQGESSFDDPAYGPYLYVHRAPPQGVYLIATNYWPSGDKAHTVATLNVALYEGTPQEVRRMVRIPLATPGSTRVLAWVNVLGEGKAEVYVPGQGPVPKSPAWPVNLEDAVKTLTQGGGPDEGGGEGE from the coding sequence ATGCTGTCCGTCCTCCTGGCCGTGCTGCTCACCCAGGCCCCGCCCGCGCCGCCGCGGCAGCAGGGCGTCCCCATCGGAAAGGGCAAGACGCCCCCCACGGTGCGCCTCACCGCTCCCGCGGGCGGGTGGACGGTGGACCGGATGCTGCTCGTGGAGGGCTCGGTGAGTGACACCACCATCGATCCGGTGGTGCTCTCCATCAACGGCGACCGCTACCTGATGCGCACCTTCGGGGGGCGCTTCCGGCGCAAGTTCCCCGCCGCCAGCGGCAAGAACGTCGTCACGGTGATGGCCACCAACCAGGGTGGCACCACGCGCGCCCAGGCCACCAGCTACGCGCAGATTCCCCCCGTGCCCCTCAAGGCCATCCTCACCAGTGACACCGAGGGCGTCTACACGGACCTGCACATCTACGAGCCCACCCAGGACAGCGTCACCCCGGGCAAGGACGGCAAGGGCGCGCAGTTGGACCTGCGCAAGATGGCGCACGTGTACTGGGCCAACACCGAGAGCCCCAGCGGAGGCACCTTCTTCCTCAACGAGCAGGGTGAGTCGTCCTTCGACGATCCCGCCTACGGCCCCTACCTCTACGTGCACCGGGCCCCGCCCCAGGGCGTCTACCTCATCGCCACCAACTACTGGCCCAGCGGCGACAAGGCCCACACCGTGGCCACGCTCAACGTGGCGCTCTACGAGGGCACGCCCCAGGAGGTGCGCCGCATGGTGCGCATCCCGCTCGCCACGCCCGGCTCCACGCGGGTGCTCGCGTGGGTGAACGTGCTGGGCGAGGGCAAGGCCGAGGTGTACGTGCCCGGACAGGGCCCGGTCCCCAAGTCCCCCGCGTGGCCCGTCAACCTGGAGGACGCCGTCAAGACGCTCACCCAGGGCGGCGGCCCGGATGAGGGCGGCGGCGAAGGCGAGTGA
- a CDS encoding DUF1175 family protein, whose protein sequence is MLSLLLLLSLHAAPASADEAPLRREVARVAIAQVRQMDPAWHPAQRDCAGLVRFVFRSAYRRWRPERLATPLWRDARGAPGDFADAETLLAQSFTPLGRDEATRESLRTGDVVAFRLERDAGPVFHLMLVVRPEDKAHAPTRVVYHPGEPGAAVRTGVLQSLVTEAPLEWRPVSQNTAFLGFFRFKEWTR, encoded by the coding sequence ATGCTCTCCCTGCTCCTGCTCCTGTCGCTCCACGCCGCGCCCGCCAGCGCCGATGAGGCCCCGCTGCGCCGCGAGGTGGCCCGCGTGGCGATCGCCCAGGTGCGCCAGATGGACCCCGCGTGGCACCCGGCGCAGCGCGATTGCGCGGGCCTGGTGCGCTTCGTCTTCCGGAGCGCCTACCGGCGCTGGCGCCCCGAGCGGCTCGCCACGCCCCTGTGGCGCGATGCCCGGGGAGCGCCTGGTGACTTCGCGGACGCCGAGACGCTGCTCGCCCAGAGCTTCACGCCGCTCGGCCGGGACGAGGCCACGCGCGAGTCGCTGCGCACCGGGGACGTGGTGGCCTTCCGTCTGGAGCGCGACGCGGGCCCCGTCTTCCACCTGATGCTCGTGGTGCGCCCCGAGGACAAGGCGCATGCCCCCACGCGCGTCGTCTATCATCCGGGGGAGCCGGGCGCCGCGGTGCGCACCGGCGTCCTCCAGTCGCTCGTCACCGAGGCGCCCCTGGAGTGGCGTCCGGTATCCCAGAACACCGCCTTTCTCGGCTTCTTCCGCTTCAAGGAGTGGACACGATGA
- a CDS encoding MG2 domain-containing protein — translation MKSIARIAALAALVSAGVAAAKPLYITVPRAYGSHEPVAVDVAFESKGPVELRVLKPDNLQAFIRAQGDIRRAYETPPTLANPGNALSRGLNATRSPGTFLLNALGTDFREAVAPRLPARPPPPPGQPLARVAEGARKLVGVPAGFTAVRSQWLNLDLGGTDREFSVPGFDTSFYDSGFQERRVTLAPLPTGTYLLQLVQGRVEGQVVLVVTDLTVQLKQTDGQVLVRVAGRDQRPRVGAQVQVYLPNGKGPTGTTDAQGEVRLPVQEPRIIATATADGDTALVDTDFYSSLAVAPDVFIYSDRPIYKPGDEVRFRGLVRQPDSYLARLFTPRRRDVAVKLVSAEGREVKTQARVDEFGAFNGGVKVPEDLGTGVLRVTAELDSQPHQGEARVQDYVKPTFYLELRPESEKVVPGQSIKATVQARRYDGAVPPQTRYEVFLYRTLLDAPAWVDDAGMGGQGSAVTYGSASTTEGRLSVPERLYSTVAQREVEEDPWASAATFDAEGNAVIEIPVPALKPGEERLPYRYTLTVRARDDQQTFANASAAFFLSKVEVLGSARYSAAVVKKGGEAVLSVRATTLSGKPYGTTPGEVEFVLRRADGEEKSLGKRSFTTGPDGTAREKVPTPDAGAVLARVTVKDKGGETWTGEEQLLVIGAESEPVAQVPTLTLAALASTLSPGDTAQLVGLLPQGWGPNGTDGGPVWVTLTGAGVYGTKLVELKGRTLVYEFEVEKRFGSAVYASVAYPTAAGGWEERTVGFRIVPAERTLRVSLQPRRAEATPLTEQIIDLRVTNHEGEGVVSQVSVGVVDKAVYAIQSEFRPQVLDFFYPPGRDNVATFVSAEFQGYGYGEAIARKLSGLPDHAFASIKPPTRQAKDLERDTAFWSPSVVTDRDGRATVRFKLPSNQTLWVVTGVAADTSGRFGEGTAEFATRGGLALYAALPQFLRQGDEARASVRLSAGEKSPDSQQLNVRLVASGVLDAAEDQRKVQLAKGGEQVLPLQLKTKGAGLAQLAVEVTGGKEPLRDKHVLDVRPAVFEEPVKVSKWGGGELSLPAAPSAKVEGVELVLQPSLVDAALANVRELLTYPYGCLEQLVSTTVPNVALYQTLKKAGALESLDTDSQGLLAEARSRAVQGTARILDMGVKGGGFTWFSGYNQADLPMTLIALDGLAYAVDAGLVDRNEPRITESLRWLEAQEGLPFEWDATRAWVLARMDGERQAARVRALVEAAPPGDLYPLALAVLAAEKAGVMKEPALKGRIDALVAQSNEGFVTLAKLPAPSEAMWRYPLRRVGLTAILAHAASFGNLDVAKARRRLLEALSEPGLSTFDRSTALLHSLWLVERDAKEFRKLPPPEVKGTKSPVSFSPRGMGLVAVLEPGTRGVQVADFQGVASLRGTAATPLTDVKPMAEGMSLTRAYYVLRESGKVRLEPGASLNQGEVVYVELTLDARGDNRNRSAYYVVEDAVPAGFVPLVEDKEYRAAPHELPLAPEALKRRSLSPQRATFFFEEPAWWSDSPRTVGYVMRAQFVGSFSAPPAVIEDMYVTSIRGRTGTDVLKVAASQTDVGPGGG, via the coding sequence ATGAAGTCCATCGCTCGCATCGCGGCCCTGGCCGCGCTGGTGTCCGCCGGAGTGGCCGCGGCCAAGCCCCTCTACATCACCGTCCCCCGGGCCTACGGCAGCCACGAGCCGGTCGCCGTGGACGTGGCCTTCGAGAGCAAGGGGCCCGTGGAGCTGCGGGTGCTCAAGCCCGACAACCTCCAGGCCTTCATCCGCGCGCAGGGCGACATCCGCCGCGCGTACGAGACGCCGCCCACGCTCGCCAATCCGGGCAACGCGCTCAGCCGTGGCCTCAACGCCACGCGCTCTCCGGGCACCTTCCTGCTCAACGCGCTCGGCACCGACTTCCGCGAGGCGGTGGCGCCGCGTCTGCCCGCGCGGCCTCCTCCGCCTCCGGGCCAGCCGCTGGCCCGCGTGGCCGAGGGCGCGCGCAAGCTCGTGGGCGTGCCCGCCGGCTTCACCGCGGTGCGCAGCCAGTGGTTGAACCTGGACCTGGGCGGCACGGATCGCGAGTTCAGCGTGCCGGGCTTCGACACCTCGTTCTACGACAGCGGCTTCCAGGAGCGCCGCGTGACGCTCGCGCCCCTGCCGACCGGCACCTACCTGCTCCAGCTCGTCCAGGGCCGTGTGGAGGGGCAGGTGGTGCTCGTCGTCACGGATCTCACCGTGCAGCTCAAGCAGACGGATGGCCAGGTGCTGGTGCGCGTGGCGGGGAGGGATCAGCGGCCCCGCGTGGGCGCCCAGGTGCAGGTGTACCTGCCCAACGGCAAGGGCCCCACGGGCACCACGGACGCGCAGGGCGAGGTGCGGCTGCCCGTGCAGGAGCCGCGCATCATCGCCACCGCCACGGCCGACGGGGACACGGCGCTCGTGGACACGGACTTCTATTCGTCGCTCGCGGTGGCGCCCGACGTGTTCATCTACAGCGACCGGCCCATCTACAAGCCGGGTGACGAGGTGCGCTTCCGCGGGCTCGTGCGCCAGCCGGACAGCTACCTCGCGCGCCTGTTCACGCCCCGCCGCCGCGACGTGGCGGTGAAGCTCGTGTCGGCCGAGGGCCGCGAGGTGAAGACGCAGGCCCGGGTGGACGAGTTCGGCGCCTTCAACGGCGGCGTGAAGGTGCCCGAGGACCTGGGCACCGGCGTGCTGCGCGTCACGGCCGAGCTGGACAGCCAGCCGCACCAGGGCGAGGCGCGCGTGCAGGACTACGTGAAGCCCACCTTCTACCTGGAGCTGCGGCCGGAGTCGGAGAAGGTGGTGCCGGGCCAGTCCATCAAGGCCACGGTGCAGGCGCGCCGGTACGACGGGGCCGTGCCTCCGCAGACGCGCTACGAGGTGTTCCTCTACCGCACGCTGCTGGACGCGCCGGCCTGGGTGGATGACGCGGGCATGGGCGGGCAGGGCAGCGCGGTGACGTACGGCAGCGCTTCCACCACGGAGGGCAGGCTGAGCGTGCCCGAGCGCCTGTACTCCACGGTGGCCCAGCGCGAGGTGGAGGAGGACCCGTGGGCGAGCGCCGCGACGTTCGACGCCGAGGGCAACGCGGTGATTGAAATCCCCGTGCCCGCCCTCAAGCCGGGCGAGGAGCGCCTGCCCTACCGCTACACCCTCACGGTGCGCGCGCGGGATGACCAGCAGACGTTCGCCAACGCGAGCGCCGCCTTCTTCCTGTCCAAGGTGGAGGTGCTGGGAAGCGCGCGCTACTCGGCGGCGGTGGTGAAGAAGGGCGGCGAGGCGGTGCTGAGCGTGCGCGCCACCACGCTGTCCGGCAAGCCCTACGGCACCACGCCGGGCGAGGTGGAGTTCGTGCTGCGCCGCGCGGATGGCGAGGAGAAGAGCCTGGGCAAGCGGAGCTTCACCACGGGGCCGGACGGCACGGCACGTGAGAAGGTGCCCACCCCGGACGCGGGCGCGGTGCTGGCGCGCGTCACGGTGAAGGACAAGGGCGGCGAGACGTGGACGGGCGAGGAGCAACTGCTCGTCATCGGCGCGGAGAGCGAGCCGGTGGCGCAGGTGCCCACGCTGACCCTGGCGGCGCTCGCGAGCACGCTGTCGCCGGGCGACACGGCGCAGCTCGTGGGCCTGTTGCCCCAGGGCTGGGGCCCCAACGGCACGGATGGCGGCCCGGTGTGGGTGACGCTCACGGGCGCGGGGGTGTACGGCACGAAGCTCGTCGAGCTGAAGGGCCGCACGCTCGTGTACGAATTCGAGGTGGAGAAGCGCTTTGGCAGCGCGGTGTACGCGTCGGTGGCGTACCCCACGGCGGCGGGCGGCTGGGAGGAGCGCACGGTGGGCTTCCGCATCGTCCCCGCCGAGCGCACGCTGCGCGTGTCGTTGCAGCCCCGGCGCGCCGAGGCCACGCCCCTCACCGAGCAGATCATCGACCTCCGGGTGACGAACCACGAGGGCGAGGGCGTGGTGTCGCAGGTGTCCGTGGGCGTGGTGGACAAGGCTGTCTACGCCATCCAGAGCGAGTTCCGTCCCCAGGTGCTCGACTTCTTCTACCCGCCGGGCCGCGACAACGTGGCCACCTTCGTGTCGGCCGAGTTCCAGGGCTACGGCTACGGCGAGGCCATCGCCCGCAAGCTCTCGGGGCTGCCGGACCATGCCTTCGCTTCCATCAAGCCGCCCACGCGACAGGCCAAGGACCTGGAGCGCGACACGGCCTTCTGGAGCCCCTCGGTCGTCACGGACCGGGACGGGCGGGCCACGGTACGCTTCAAGCTGCCCTCCAACCAGACGCTCTGGGTGGTGACGGGCGTGGCGGCGGACACCTCGGGCCGCTTCGGCGAGGGCACGGCGGAGTTCGCCACGCGCGGCGGGCTCGCCCTGTACGCGGCGCTGCCCCAGTTCCTCCGCCAGGGAGACGAGGCGCGCGCGTCGGTGCGCCTGTCGGCGGGGGAGAAGTCCCCGGACAGCCAGCAGTTGAACGTGCGGCTCGTGGCCTCGGGCGTGCTCGATGCCGCCGAGGACCAGCGCAAGGTGCAGCTCGCCAAGGGGGGCGAGCAGGTGCTGCCCCTCCAGCTCAAGACGAAGGGCGCGGGCCTGGCGCAGCTCGCGGTGGAGGTGACGGGGGGCAAGGAGCCGCTGAGGGACAAGCACGTGCTGGACGTGCGCCCGGCGGTGTTCGAGGAGCCGGTGAAGGTGTCGAAGTGGGGCGGCGGCGAGCTGTCCCTGCCCGCGGCGCCGAGCGCGAAGGTGGAGGGCGTGGAGCTGGTGTTGCAGCCCTCGCTCGTGGACGCGGCGCTCGCCAACGTGCGCGAGCTGCTCACCTACCCGTATGGGTGCCTGGAGCAGCTCGTGTCCACCACGGTGCCCAACGTGGCGCTGTACCAGACGCTCAAGAAGGCGGGCGCGCTGGAGTCGCTCGACACGGACAGCCAGGGGCTGCTCGCCGAGGCGCGCAGCCGCGCGGTGCAGGGCACGGCGCGCATCCTGGACATGGGCGTCAAGGGCGGCGGCTTCACCTGGTTCAGCGGCTACAACCAGGCGGACCTGCCCATGACGCTCATCGCGCTGGACGGGCTCGCGTACGCGGTGGACGCGGGGCTCGTGGATCGCAACGAGCCGCGCATCACCGAGAGCCTGCGCTGGCTGGAGGCGCAGGAGGGGCTGCCCTTCGAGTGGGACGCCACGCGGGCGTGGGTGCTGGCGCGCATGGACGGCGAGCGGCAGGCGGCCCGGGTGCGCGCGCTGGTGGAGGCCGCGCCGCCGGGAGACCTCTATCCGCTGGCGCTGGCGGTGCTGGCGGCGGAGAAGGCGGGAGTGATGAAGGAGCCCGCGCTCAAGGGCCGCATCGACGCGCTGGTGGCCCAGAGCAACGAGGGCTTCGTCACGCTGGCGAAGCTGCCCGCGCCGAGCGAGGCCATGTGGCGCTATCCGCTGCGCCGGGTGGGCCTCACGGCGATCCTCGCCCACGCGGCGTCCTTCGGGAACCTGGACGTGGCCAAGGCGCGCCGGCGGCTGCTGGAGGCGCTGTCGGAGCCGGGGCTGTCCACCTTCGATAGAAGCACGGCGCTGCTGCACTCGCTGTGGCTCGTCGAGCGGGACGCGAAGGAGTTCCGCAAGCTGCCGCCGCCCGAGGTGAAGGGGACGAAGAGCCCGGTGAGCTTCAGCCCGCGGGGCATGGGGCTGGTGGCGGTGCTGGAGCCGGGCACGCGCGGCGTGCAGGTGGCGGACTTCCAGGGCGTGGCGAGCCTGCGGGGCACGGCGGCCACGCCGCTCACGGACGTGAAGCCCATGGCCGAGGGCATGAGCCTCACGCGCGCCTATTACGTCCTGCGCGAGAGCGGCAAGGTGCGGCTCGAGCCGGGGGCCTCGCTCAACCAGGGCGAGGTGGTGTACGTGGAGCTGACGCTGGACGCGCGTGGGGACAACCGCAACCGCTCGGCGTACTACGTGGTGGAGGACGCGGTGCCGGCGGGCTTCGTGCCGCTCGTCGAGGACAAGGAGTACCGGGCGGCTCCGCACGAGCTGCCCCTGGCCCCCGAGGCGCTCAAGCGCCGCTCGCTCAGCCCCCAGCGCGCCACGTTCTTCTTCGAGGAGCCGGCGTGGTGGAGCGACAGTCCGCGCACGGTGGGCTACGTGATGCGGGCGCAGTTCGTGGGCTCCTTCTCCGCGCCGCCCGCCGTCATCGAGGACATGTACGTCACGAGCATCCGCGGCCGCACGGGCACGGACGTGCTGAAGGTGGCGGCCTCGCAGACGGACGTGGGGCCGGGCGGAGGGTGA